Sequence from the candidate division KSB1 bacterium genome:
CTGATTCTCACGGACATCAACATGCCGGGCATGAGCGGGCTGGATTTGCTGCGCGAGCTGAAGCAGCGTTACGCGCTCATCAAGGTATTCATGATCACGGCCTATAACGATGAAGAGAAATACCGGACGGCAAAGAATTATGGCTGTGACGGGTATTTTACCAAACCGATTGATTTTGACATCTTGAAGAAAAAAATATTCGGAGAATGAGCCATGGCGAATGTCCCATCAAATGCCAAAACCGCAAAGCCGGCCGAAACCCTCGAACAAGCCTTTGCCAGCGACGGCTACGAGGTGGTGAACCGGGTGAATTTTCAGGGAAAACGCGGCTTCAAAGCGCAAAGCCGGACGGCGTTCAATTACGAAACCAAAGAGAAAAAAACGGTTTATTATCTCGAAGGCAGCGGCTATCAAACGGGATACCTGATGGGGCTGCTGGCTTGCCCGCAAGTCGAAAGGATGACCGAGGGCTTTTTGGACGACATCATTCCGTCTTTTTTTCACTCCAGTGAAACCAAACCGAAGCATGAATGGTTGTGGAAACTGGCCATCGATCTCATCGAAGACCTTGACAAAAAGATGCGCGCGGTCGTGCCGCAGAGGCTGCTGGACGAAATGCAGGGTTTGGTTGAC
This genomic interval carries:
- a CDS encoding response regulator; protein product: MRVMVVDDEQDVQFMFQQRFRKEEKAGRIALQFAFSGEEALSQLTNSKPAEIFLILTDINMPGMSGLDLLRELKQRYALIKVFMITAYNDEEKYRTAKNYGCDGYFTKPIDFDILKKKIFGE